TAAAAACTATTCTCGcaatatgatttttttaaaaaagctttatTGCCAATTTGATTGTTCTATATATTTGGCAACTCTTTTAGAACATTCAAGTATGATTATTTACAGAAGTGCAAGTTCCATTAACCTCTCTGAAAACTCCTGCCTGCAAAGTGTATGATTACTGAGCACCTGGAGCAATTAAAGGGCTAACTTGTGTGACCTACTTTTGGCAATGATAAAATCATGATGAAAAGATAACACTTGTATAAATTAATCCACATAACTTCTCACAACTTCACACAGTAATAGTCCAACCTTAAAATGCAAAAGCTATAAAAAATCCCAATGTGCAGGTGCACCATACATCTTCCCGGTCACAGCATAGCAATATCTGCACGCAAAACCTATTAGTACAGTATTAACAGTAATGTCGCAGGAatcctttatttttttttaaaacaaatctGTACATCTGATGCTAGCTGATGACTACACATTTAGTAATCTGCTTGTTGCTACAATATCAATCTAATAAATTTGCCTGGAGtggaagtgggggtggggggtgggtaggAGCAGAAATTTCCCAATTCAAACTACTTGTCTCAGGAAACCATTTCTATGTATTTTCCATTGAACTGTTAAACAGTTTGGTGCCATTGAAGAACCTCTTTGGAATTTTCAGTATCAAAGGTGGTCTGTCTGAAGTGCTTTTAGAAAGAGTTGTCCTTGGTGAAGGACAACGCTGTCCATTATCTTGCCCCTGCCCCTTAAAGTTCTGATAATTGCCTGCATCGTTTACTGGATTTACACCTTCTTGTTTAAGACAAGTCTGTCTGCTTGAATATGGAGGAACAAGATCAGAATCAGTGGGAAGCCCACAAACATCCAAGGACTCTGTGCTGGTGTTTCCGAATAAAATATCATCAGTAGCACTGGGAAGATCCTGGGCAGTCTGAGTCTCTGTGAGGTGTTGTTCACCAAGATTGTTAAGAAGATTGGTGGTTTTGCTCAGGGTGCTGTTGTCACTGTCCACATCTGCAACAACCACCTCATCGCTATCACTTTCAATAGTTATGACAAGTGGTGAATGAGTTGTGCGATCTGTCCTTCCGCTGCTTTTCTCCTTCCTCTGTTTCTTGTGTTTCTTTTTTCGCTTATGACGTCTGCTTGCCTCCGTTGCCTTTCCCTCGTACACTATTTCCACACTGGAACTCCTCCGCTTCTCTCTGCGCTTTTTCATCTTGGGTTCACTGCTTATGGTGCTCTCAGCCACCAATGAGCCACTTTTTGAGTAGCTACTGCATTGAGAATGGGGCCTGGGAGAGCTGCCCTCCCTTCTAGGCAGAGTGTGAATCTCTGACGATATTTTAGCAATCTGTAAATTTGCATTTTTGTCATCTTTGTTGGATGAACTTTCCAAATAATGAGTCTTatattttcttttgcctcctgGTTTTTCTTGCCTCAACCTATCAGTTCGCCCTGAGGTAGTTCTGGACCGGGAACTCGATGGACTTCTTGAACGATAATTTCTGTACTGATAATAGACATCTTCTCTGTGACTACTTGGGCTTCTGAAGCTCGTACTTTCAGAACTAGATCGAATTCTATAATCCGAACAAGGTGACGTTCTCCGATAGCGAGTCCTACTTCTGGTTATGGAATCATGACCTTTGTGTGTTCTACTGTGGTAACTGTATCTTTCCCACTGGTATGAGAAACCCCTGTCTCTTTCCTGATATTCTCTCATATATCTGTATGTCCTGTCTCTACTTCTGGATCTTCTTCTGTCCCTCACTGATGCATAGCTTCTGCTCCAAGAGCGCGATCTAGGTCGGTGTCTGTAAACCACAACATCACTGTTCTGTGACCTTGTGCGACTTCTCGTAGATGAGGCTCTCTCTCGGTTCCTAGACCTCTTTCTGCTCCACGCTTGATAGGTACAGGTTTCTTGACTGGCCGACCTGCTTCTATCTTCTAAATATTGGTCTCTGTTAGACCTTTGGCTCCTGTCCTTGACTTGATGCTCACCTCTGCAGTAAGAGTAAGCCACCATAGTTCTGTCTACGCTATCTGATCGTTGGTGTCTCCGAAGATCATGCTTCTCTCTGCTTTGTGATCGAAACTTGGATCGATCCTTGGAACTGCTTCTGACTCTAGCTGATGCCCTTGCTTTGTGCCTGCCTGAAGATGAGGTGCTGCCTCCAGAATGGGAACTCTTTTTGCGATGCTTCTCCCTTTTTGATTTATTCCTCTTCTTCCGTTTTGACTTCTTTCTTTTCCACCGGTCCCTGGAGATAGAGGATCTGGCTGAGGACGACCTGGTTGACAAGCAGCAACTGCTGGTGCTGCTGCTGTGGAAACGCGTGTGCGCAGGCTGCGCAGCAACTTCTGTGCTTGTTTCATGCATGGAAACCTCAGAGTCTGAACTCAGTTCAATAAGCTCAGGGGTCCTCTCAGCCAAAGGCTTCACGTAACCCACGATTAAGCAATCATCTCCCGAGCGAGTCGAACTGTCTTCCTTCGTACCAGGATCAGCCTTTATTGGCACCACAGGCAGCACTGACTCGGGCTGCATTGGAGCCTCTTCAGAATCAGAGGCTTCATCAGGCGAGGAATTCCCAGCCTCTAAGGCCTGTGTGACTGAGTAGGAAGGGCCAGGTGTTTCATCATCCCACGTCGACTGACTTAGGCTAAGAGCCAGCTCCGAGGGATTAGCCGTTGGTCTGTCTGTTTGCAGAGGATCAGCAGCATCAGGTGAAATTGCAATTACAGACAAATCTGAGTCACTTTCTTCCTCATAGGATGGGGCTGGACAGTCATAGTTGGCCCTCTGGTCATACGATTCCATGTTAAATGGAGCTCTGGCGAAACTGATAAACTCATGTAAAAAGTGGTCAGTGCGGTTAAGCAGGAAGGGTCTCAATTCTTCTTGGAATGCCTCACCCTCCATATCATACCGGACAATGTTGGACATGATGACGTGTTGCACAATGTTGACAATTGAACCGTGAGAGCCAAACAAGACATAGAGCTCCCTCTTCAGCCATGGCATCAGGCGATGGAGGCAAGCAGCATTGCGGCGGAAGAAGTCAGCAGAGACGTCACGGTAGCGGCCGCCGTCTTGCACATTCCTGACCCGCACCCCCGACCGGTATAACTCACGCCTGAAGTTGACCATCTCTTGTTCTTGGATCTGCCGAGGGGACACACCTTGGGACTGTGCCCTCCTCCGGGCCCTCAGCCGACTCATCATGCGACGCAGGTTGCGGCTCTGTTGTGCCCGGGGTTGTCGACCCAGTCCCTCAAACACCACTCCATTGTCAGGCAACGGCGAAATAACCGGAGAGCTCCGAGGCTGGCGAGCCATACGGCGCTCTCTGGTTAAAGTCGTGCGATATCTAAATCTCTGGCCGCCTGGACTGCCAAATGAGCCATTCTCCGTTGCCTTCAGGACATACTCTTGGAAATCATTTTCAGTTCGTACACTGTggaaaatggagttgaaaggTTGCTTACACAGTGGGCATTCTGCTTTGTTACGGGACCATTCCTGAATGCACCGAAAGCAAAATTTGTGGAAGCAACGATCAATGTAAGACATGTTGTCAAATCTGTCCAGACAGATTGGACATTTTGCATCAGGCGATACATCGCCCCGCATTCCATGCTGAATTTTGCTGGTTTCAGGTTCTGAAGAAAATTGGTTCTCTGCATTCAAATCCTCTGTGGTTGATGCCATCATCTGAAAATAAAAAGTGAAAATTCCAGTGACGTTATTTTTAGGGGCAGAAATTAAGCTGAGAGAGTCAAACAAATTCAGGTACAGTAGAAAAAGCTCA
The DNA window shown above is from Mobula birostris isolate sMobBir1 chromosome 5, sMobBir1.hap1, whole genome shotgun sequence and carries:
- the LOC140197739 gene encoding E3 ubiquitin-protein ligase Topors-like, whose amino-acid sequence is MMASTTEDLNAENQFSSEPETSKIQHGMRGDVSPDAKCPICLDRFDNMSYIDRCFHKFCFRCIQEWSRNKAECPLCKQPFNSIFHSVRTENDFQEYVLKATENGSFGSPGGQRFRYRTTLTRERRMARQPRSSPVISPLPDNGVVFEGLGRQPRAQQSRNLRRMMSRLRARRRAQSQGVSPRQIQEQEMVNFRRELYRSGVRVRNVQDGGRYRDVSADFFRRNAACLHRLMPWLKRELYVLFGSHGSIVNIVQHVIMSNIVRYDMEGEAFQEELRPFLLNRTDHFLHEFISFARAPFNMESYDQRANYDCPAPSYEEESDSDLSVIAISPDAADPLQTDRPTANPSELALSLSQSTWDDETPGPSYSVTQALEAGNSSPDEASDSEEAPMQPESVLPVVPIKADPGTKEDSSTRSGDDCLIVGYVKPLAERTPELIELSSDSEVSMHETSTEVAAQPAHTRFHSSSTSSCCLSTRSSSARSSISRDRWKRKKSKRKKRNKSKREKHRKKSSHSGGSTSSSGRHKARASARVRSSSKDRSKFRSQSREKHDLRRHQRSDSVDRTMVAYSYCRGEHQVKDRSQRSNRDQYLEDRSRSASQETCTYQAWSRKRSRNRERASSTRSRTRSQNSDVVVYRHRPRSRSWSRSYASVRDRRRSRSRDRTYRYMREYQERDRGFSYQWERYSYHSRTHKGHDSITRSRTRYRRTSPCSDYRIRSSSESTSFRSPSSHREDVYYQYRNYRSRSPSSSRSRTTSGRTDRLRQEKPGGKRKYKTHYLESSSNKDDKNANLQIAKISSEIHTLPRREGSSPRPHSQCSSYSKSGSLVAESTISSEPKMKKRREKRRSSSVEIVYEGKATEASRRHKRKKKHKKQRKEKSSGRTDRTTHSPLVITIESDSDEVVVADVDSDNSTLSKTTNLLNNLGEQHLTETQTAQDLPSATDDILFGNTSTESLDVCGLPTDSDLVPPYSSRQTCLKQEGVNPVNDAGNYQNFKGQGQDNGQRCPSPRTTLSKSTSDRPPLILKIPKRFFNGTKLFNSSMENT